Within the Streptomyces sp. YIM 121038 genome, the region GAACGAGCGTCTGGAGTTCCTCGGGGACTCCGTGCTCGGCCTCGTCGTCACGGACACGCTGTACCGCACCCACCCCGACCTGCCCGAAGGCCAGCTGGCCAAGTTGCGGGCCGCGGTGGTCAACTCGCGTGCGCTTGCGGAGGTGGGCCGCGGGCTCGACCTCGGCTCCTTCATCCGGCTCGGCCGGGGCGAAGAGGGCACGGGCGGCCGGGACAAGGCTTCCATCCTCGCCGACACCCTGGAAGCGGTGATCGGCGCGGTCTATCTGGATCAGGGCCTCGAGGCGGCGAGCGAGCTGGTGCACCGGCTCTTCGACCCGCTGATCGAGAAGTCCTCGAACCTCGGAGCCGGCCTGGACTGGAAGACCAGCCTCCAGGAGCTCACCGCGATGGAGAGCCTCGGCGTGCCCGAGTACCTCGTCTCGGAGAGCGGACCGGATCACGAGAAGACCTTCACTGCTGCCGCCCGCGTCGGAGGCGTCTCGTACGGCACCGGCACCGGCCGCAGCAAGAAGGAAGCGGAGCAGCAGGCCGCGGAATCCGCGTGGCGTGCGATCCGCTCGGCCGCGGACGAGCGTGCCAAGGCCGCCGAGAGCGGCAAGCCGGACGAGGGCGACGGTCCGTCGTCCCCGGGCGCCGCGACCGCCTGACCAAAGGCTCAGCGCACCCCCGCAGGACTCGGTCCCGCGGGGGTGCGCTCTGTCGTCGGATCCCGCGGCGGCGGCCCCGCGCCCGCGCGGTACGCTGCCACGACCATCAGCGCGTCCCACCCGAGGAGAGCCGTGCCCGAGCTGCCCGAGGTA harbors:
- the rnc gene encoding ribonuclease III codes for the protein MRGAVSSPKKAEDAKMADSNNAASSHTLLEGRLGYRLESALLVRALTHRSYAYENGGLPTNERLEFLGDSVLGLVVTDTLYRTHPDLPEGQLAKLRAAVVNSRALAEVGRGLDLGSFIRLGRGEEGTGGRDKASILADTLEAVIGAVYLDQGLEAASELVHRLFDPLIEKSSNLGAGLDWKTSLQELTAMESLGVPEYLVSESGPDHEKTFTAAARVGGVSYGTGTGRSKKEAEQQAAESAWRAIRSAADERAKAAESGKPDEGDGPSSPGAATA